The Bosea sp. 685 DNA window CCGAAGTCATGCCCATCGCAGAGTTACGGCAGAGTTACGGTGACAGTGGAGTTACGGTGACAGTGCACTTATTTGACGCCGCCGACGCTCTTGGCCAGACTGCGCCGATGGCTCGTATCGCTCGTGTTGTCGTCCCTGGACTTCCGCATCATGTCACTCAGCGCGGCAATGGTCGCGCCCAGGTGTTTTTCGGCGACGGCGATTATGAGCTTTACCGGAACTTGCTCGTCCAGCACTGCCGTGCCGCCGATGTCGCCGTCTGGGGCTGGTGTCTGATGCCTAACCACGTTCATCTTATCCTGACGCCAGCCGATGCAGACGGCCTGCGCCGAGCACTGTCAAAGGTGCATCGCATCTATGCCGGGGTGATCCATGCGCGACAGAAGAAGACCGGGCATTTCTGGCAGGGGCGATTTGGCGCTGTGGCGATGGACGAGCACCATTTGCTGTCGGCGGTGCGCTATGTCGGTCTTAACCCGGTGCGCGCCGGGCTGGTTGCGCACGCGCAAGACTGGCGCTGGTCCAGC harbors:
- a CDS encoding transposase; protein product: MARIARVVVPGLPHHVTQRGNGRAQVFFGDGDYELYRNLLVQHCRAADVAVWGWCLMPNHVHLILTPADADGLRRALSKVHRIYAGVIHARQKKTGHFWQGRFGAVAMDEHHLLSAVRYVGLNPVRAGLVAHAQDWRWSSARAHLTSEPDGVTDLTPIRDRLPSQEGLFDLADEDGAAFERLRRAESIGRPIGSEAFLEHIATSTGRDLKAAKRGPKSKAE